The following proteins are co-located in the Planococcus plakortidis genome:
- the pyrR gene encoding bifunctional pyr operon transcriptional regulator/uracil phosphoribosyltransferase PyrR, producing MAEKAVILDDKAIGRAITRIAHEIIERNKGIDGCILVGIKTRGAFIAKRLAEKIEQIEGKAILTGELDITLYRDDLSQKNPGQEPLVQQVDIEHSIKDRKVILVDDVLYTGRTVRAAMDAVMDLGRPAQIQLAVLIDRGHRELPIRSDYVGKNIPTSSEERIVVEMTESDSTDRVTIND from the coding sequence ATGGCAGAAAAAGCGGTCATTCTTGATGACAAGGCAATCGGGCGCGCAATTACACGGATCGCCCACGAAATCATCGAGCGCAATAAAGGAATCGACGGCTGCATCTTGGTCGGCATCAAAACAAGAGGCGCATTCATCGCCAAGCGTTTGGCGGAGAAAATCGAACAAATCGAAGGCAAAGCCATTCTGACTGGAGAACTGGACATCACGCTTTACCGGGATGACCTGAGCCAGAAAAACCCGGGGCAGGAGCCGCTCGTCCAGCAAGTCGATATTGAGCACAGCATCAAAGACCGGAAAGTCATCCTGGTTGACGACGTCCTCTACACCGGACGCACTGTACGCGCAGCTATGGACGCGGTCATGGACCTCGGCCGGCCGGCACAGATCCAGCTCGCCGTCCTGATCGACCGGGGACACCGGGAGTTGCCGATCCGCTCCGATTATGTCGGGAAAAACATCCCGACCTCGAGCGAAGAACGGATTGTGGTCGAGATGACAGAAAGCGACAGCACCGACCGCGTCACCATCAATGACTAA
- a CDS encoding solute carrier family 23 protein, producing the protein MSNAILDIHDKPKTGQWISLSLQHMFAMFGATILVPQLVGLSPAIALLTSGIATIIFVLITQFKVPAYLGSSFAFIVPIQIATETGGIGSAMIGAMFVSLVYAIVSLIIWKTGYKWLMKLLPPIVVGPVIIVIGLALSGTAVDMAMNIPTADGGSEYSLLHFSAALVTLITAIICNIYFKNIISLMPILIGIIVGYAYSAMIGIIDFSPVAAANWFQVPEFLVPGIDYSFQVTPTLLFVMVPIAIVTISEHIGHQLVLGKIVDRNYIKDPGLHRSILGDGIGTFISSLVGGPPKTTYGENIGVLAITKVFSVYVILGAAVFAILFSFFGKLMAVIDTIPTAVLGGISILLFGIIASSGLRMLVDNGIDFGNNRNLVISSVILVIGIGGAKLEFSESFAIEGMALAAIVGVVLNLVLPGLDKQEVDDGTE; encoded by the coding sequence TTGAGCAATGCCATTCTAGACATACACGATAAACCAAAAACGGGGCAATGGATTTCCCTTAGCCTGCAGCACATGTTCGCCATGTTCGGCGCAACGATCCTCGTGCCGCAGCTGGTTGGATTGAGCCCTGCGATCGCGCTATTGACGAGCGGCATCGCCACCATCATTTTCGTCCTCATCACGCAATTCAAGGTGCCGGCGTATCTCGGTTCCTCATTCGCCTTTATCGTCCCGATCCAGATCGCGACGGAAACAGGCGGCATCGGCTCAGCGATGATCGGCGCCATGTTCGTCTCCTTGGTCTACGCAATCGTCTCGCTGATCATCTGGAAGACCGGCTATAAATGGCTCATGAAACTCTTGCCGCCGATTGTCGTCGGCCCAGTCATCATCGTCATCGGGCTGGCACTGTCCGGGACAGCGGTCGACATGGCCATGAACATCCCCACGGCAGACGGGGGGTCCGAATACAGCCTGCTGCATTTCTCGGCAGCCTTAGTGACGCTCATTACGGCGATCATCTGCAATATCTACTTCAAGAACATCATCTCGCTCATGCCGATCCTGATCGGCATCATCGTGGGTTACGCCTACTCGGCGATGATCGGCATCATCGACTTCAGCCCGGTCGCTGCTGCGAACTGGTTCCAAGTGCCGGAATTTCTCGTGCCAGGTATCGATTACTCGTTCCAAGTGACGCCGACGCTCCTGTTCGTCATGGTGCCGATCGCCATCGTCACGATTTCTGAGCACATCGGCCACCAGCTAGTACTTGGAAAGATTGTCGACCGCAACTACATAAAAGACCCAGGCCTTCACCGCTCGATTCTGGGCGACGGAATCGGGACGTTCATCTCCTCGCTTGTCGGGGGGCCGCCGAAAACGACTTACGGCGAGAACATCGGCGTACTCGCCATCACGAAAGTGTTCAGCGTTTACGTCATCCTCGGCGCGGCCGTATTCGCCATCCTGTTTTCCTTCTTCGGCAAACTGATGGCGGTTATCGACACCATCCCGACTGCGGTACTCGGGGGCATCTCGATCCTCTTGTTCGGCATCATTGCCTCATCGGGACTGCGGATGCTCGTCGATAACGGCATCGATTTCGGCAACAACCGCAACTTGGTTATCTCATCTGTCATCCTGGTCATCGGGATCGGCGGAGCGAAACTGGAGTTCAGCGAATCGTTCGCGATCGAAGGCATGGCTCTGGCCGCTATCGTCGGCGTTGTGTTGAACTTGGTCCTGCCTGGGCTTGATAAACAGGAAGTGGATGATGGAACTGAATAA